One Setaria italica strain Yugu1 chromosome I, Setaria_italica_v2.0, whole genome shotgun sequence DNA window includes the following coding sequences:
- the LOC101767250 gene encoding GDSL esterase/lipase At4g26790 — MAPAAAVHPRRLFLPALQLLLLLLLPVARARVTALIVFGDSTVDAGNNNAIPTVVRSNFPPYGRDFVPGGRRATGRFSNGRVATDFYSEALGLGRDFVPAYLDPGYGIRDFATGVCFASAGSGLDVATSRVFRVIPLWKQVDMFREYKARLAAHLGAAEAHAVVAGAVYAISIGTNDFIENYFALTTTRFLEFTLPEYTDYLVGLARAFLAELYGLGARRIGFTGLTAMGCLPVERARARAAALGLGGGGCNEGYNAAARGFNAALAAMVAELGGELPGADIRVAELYDFFEGVVRDPGRHGFARVDVGCCGTGTYEMGYPCGAWAAAPGGTCPDADRYVFWDAVHPTERASRVVAEHLMNSTFGRFE, encoded by the exons ATGGCACCGGCGGCAGCCGTGCATCCGCGTCGTCTCTTCCTGCCCGccctgcagctgctgctcctgctcctccttccagtggcgcgcgcgcgcgtgacgGCGCTGATCGTGTTCGGCGACTCCACGGTGGACGCCGGCAACAACAACGCCATCCCGACGGTGGTGCGGAGCAACTTCCCGCCCTACGGCCGCGACTTCGTCCCGGGCGGGAGGCGCGCCACGGGGCGGTTCAGCAACGGCCGCGTCGCCACCGACTTCTATTCGGAGGCGCTCGGGCTCGGCCGCGACTTCGTGCCGGCCTACCTCGACCCGGGCTACGGCATCCGGGACTTCGCCACCGGGGTCTGCTTCGCCTCCGCGGGATCCGGGCTCGACGTCGCCACCTCGCGCGTCTTC AGAGTGATCCCCCTGTGGAAGCAGGTGGACATGTTCCGGGAGTACAAGGCGCGGCTGGCGGCCCACCTGGGCGCCGCCGAGGCCCACGCCGTGGTGGCCGGCGCCGTGTACGCCATCAGCATCGGCACCAACGACTTCATCGAGAACTACTTCGCGCTCACCACCACGCGGTTCCTCGAGTTCACGCTGCCCGAGTACACGGACTACCTGGTGGGCCTGGCCCGGGCGTTCCTGGCGGAGCTCTACGGCCTGGGCGCGCGCCGGATCGGCTTCACGGGGCTCACCGCCATGGGCTGCCTGCCCGTggagcgcgcccgcgcccgcgccgccgccctgggcctcggcggtggcggctgcaACGAGGGGTAcaacgcggcggcgcgcggcttcAACGCGGCGCTGGCGGCCATGGTCGCCGAGCTGGGCGGCGAGCTGCCGGGTGCCGACATCCGGGTGGCGGAGCTGTACGACTTCTTCGAGGGCGTGGTGCGGGACCCGGGGCGGCACGGGTTCGCACGCGTCGACGTCGGGTGCTGCGGCACCGGCACGTACGAGATGGGGTACCCGTGCGGCGCGTGGGCAGCGGCGCCGGGGGGGACGTGCCCGGACGCCGACCGCTACGTGTTCTGGGACGCCGTGCACCCGACGGAGCGCGCCAGCAGGGTCGTCGCCGAGCACCTCATGAACTCAACCTTTGGCCGCTTCGAGTGA